In one Drosophila pseudoobscura strain MV-25-SWS-2005 chromosome X, UCI_Dpse_MV25, whole genome shotgun sequence genomic region, the following are encoded:
- the LOC4814826 gene encoding uncharacterized protein: protein MSKRQRDNPDVSVRKAAKARFKQLVRSVILNMQWLSDATEETGLSLNVKKNVAMLVRQKRKIGMMTMAEKSLLRMPHSTRTVEERKKLCTIVANLACFSRFNPKLRARLVPYLKFIALTPGRHVMKEGDFPITIYFIITGEVEVSKMFFNKVTKQYESISEAIFGPGDCIGDIDVMEDAPRTNTYTATTNCELLALYDSDYTTLVQPYMKKLWEEKKEGIRALDYFKFFTPDQVVSACKFATIQQFDPLDTIYEEDLGSLSVVYFVLSGECVVLQCLHMRVSFLGNEKRFELDSVQRNASSGNLDMEHTKNFDFTEYLLSTSTSEQEKKDKKKAMRKMGLKEIEEACGLMARRPVPISPEPERKVFRKTRYTVFKGPVDDYENYVMDEDAEESQELQSPSANSEYSSSDESYRTPSPPVVDSESESDSEGLEIFTASMESKHSEVAPVPSPEKREKYETHFIDVGSLTFGAIFGLGEKMHHRNIMARTTVQCLIIPRFWLFEPAQNPGNIWQRQLLYIQSNLPTREELFNDFLKTRKWQMFRHNYVQKVLTEKANYCDTKPEDVPIVGRIVESTEYS from the exons ATGTCGAAGCGTCAGCGCGATAATCCCGATGTCTCGGTCCGGAAGGCGGCCAAGGCCCGGTTCAAGCAGCTCGTCCGCAGTGTCATCCTCAATATGCAGTGGCTCAGCGATGCCACCGAGGAGACCGGCCTGTCGCTGAATGTCAAGAAGAATGTGGCGATGCTGGTGCGACAGAAGCGCAAGATTGGCATGATGACTATGGCG GAGAAATCCCTGCTGCGCATGCCACACTCGACGCGCACCGTCGAGGAGAGGAAAAAACTCTGCACAATTGTGGCAAATCTTGCCTGCTTTTCCAGATTCAATCCG AAACTACGTGCACGTTTGGTGCCGTATCTGAAGTTTATAGCGCTCACTCCCGGACGGCATGTCATGAAGGAGGGCGATTTCCCCATAACCATATATTTCATCATAACCGGCGAAGTGGAGGTGTCGAAGATGTTCTTCAACAAG GTTACCAAGCAATACGAATCAATATCGGAGGCCATTTTTGGTCCAGGTGACTGCATTGGAGACATCGATGTGATGGAGGATGCGCCCAGGACGAACACATACACGGCCACAA CAAACTGCGAGCTGCTGGCCCTCTACGACAGCGACTACACAACCCTCGTGCAGCCGTATATGAAAAAACTTTGGGAGGAGAAAAAAGAAGGAATACGCGCCCTGGATTACTTCAAGTTCTTCACTCCAGATCAG GTTGTGAGTGCCTGCAAGTTTGCGACCATCCAGCAGTTCGATCCGCTGGACACCATCTACGAGGAGGATCTGGGCTCCCTCAGCGTTGTCTATTTCGTGCTCAGCGGCGAGTGTGTGGTGCTGCAGTGCCTCCACATGAGG GTGTCCTTCTTGGGCAATGAGAAAAGATTCGAGCTGGACAGTGTGCAGAGGAATGCTTCTTCTGGCAATTTGGATATGGAACACACCAAGAACTTTGATTTCACCGAGTATCTATTGTCCACATCCACGTCGGAGCAGGAAAAGAAGGACAAAAAGAAGGCT ATGCGTAAAATGGGGCTCAAGGAAATAGAGGAGGCTTGCGGCTTGATGGCGAGGAGGCCAGTGCCTATTTCGCCAGAGCCTGAGCGGAAAGTTTTTCGGAAAACACGATACACAGTGTTCAAGGGACCCGTCGACGACTACGAGAACTATGTGATGGATGAGGACGCTGAGGAAAGCCAGGAACTGCAGTCGCCATCGGCCAACAGCGAGTACTCGTCATCCGATGAGAGCTATCGTACGCCAAGCCCCCCCGTTGTGGATTCGGAGAGCGAGTCCGACTCCGAGGGCCTGGAGATATTCACCGCTTCCATGGAGTCGAAGCATTCGGAAGTAGCGCCTGTTCCGAGTCCCGAGAAACGGGAAAAATATGAGACCCATTTCATAGATGTGGGATCGCTGACGTTCGGGGCCATCTTTGGTCTGGGGGAGAAGATGCACCATCGCAACATAATGGCCCGCACCACCGTCCAGTGCCTGATTATACCGCGCTTCTGGCTGTTCGAGCCCGCCCAGAATCCGGGCAACATCTGGCAGCGACAGCTGCTCTACATCCAATCGAATCTACCCACCAGAGAGGAGCTCTTCAACGACTTCCTCAAGACGcgcaaatggcaaatgttCCGCCACAACTATGTCCAGAAAGTATTGACCGAAAAGGCCAACTACTGCGATACAAAGCCCGAGGATGTCCCCATCGTTGGTCGCATCGTCGAATCAACGGAGTACTCCTGA
- the LOC6901668 gene encoding antigen 5 like allergen Cul n 1 produces the protein MPRPAMRRRQSCAREISRLLPAFLLAILGSLYPLAASQNYCDPDLCPSGRHVACQNSGRFASGCRGEFVQIDPHIQLILQLHNERRNQIAGGGVSGFPSAVQMATMSWDPALAQLAAYNVLQCRMAHDECRNTNTYRYAGQNLSILFTRSVDVDDFLRQRIASWFDENRYATSGDMENYQMRGGPAIGHFTTMVNERNSRVGCAVARFTDANNVQATLLACDYAVTNVLNNPVYRAGAPASECTSGRNPTYPNLCAVNENYNYNQWSG, from the exons ATGCCCAGGCCCGCGATGAGACGGCGTCAATCGTGTGCCCGAGAGATTTCAAGGCTGTTGCCGGCCTTCCTGCTGGCCATCCTGGGGTCCCTGTACCCTTTGGCGGCAAGCCAGAACTATTGTGACCCGGATCTATGCCCCAGCGGCAGACACGTGGCGTGCCAGAACAGCGGT CGCTTTGCCAGCGGCTGCCGCGGCGAGTTCGTGCAGATAGATCCCCACATTCAGCTGATCCTGCAGCTGCACAACGAGCGCCGCAACCAGATCGCCGGCGGAGGAGTGAGCGGCTTCCCCAGCGCCGTCCAAATGGCCACCATGAGCTGGGACCCAGCCTTGGCCCAGCTGGCCGCCTACAATGTACTGCAGTGCCGCATGGCACACGACGAGTGCCGCAACACCAACACGTACCGCTACGCGGGCCAGAACCTCAGCATTCTCTTCACCCGCAGCGTGGATGTGGACGATTTCCTGCGCCAGCGCATTGCCTCCTGGTTCGATGAGAACCGATATGCAACCAGCGGCGACATGGAGAACTATCAAATGCGTGGCGGCCC CGCCATCGGGCACTTCACGACGATGGTGAACGAGCGGAACAGCCGCGTGGGATGTGCCGTTGCCCGATTCACGGACGCCAACAATGTGCAGGCCACGCTGCTGGCTTGCGATTATGCCGTTACAAATGTGCTCAACAACCCCGTCTACCGCGCTGGTGCTCCAGCCTCCGAGTGCACCTCGGGGCGGAATCCCACCTATCCCAATCTCTGTGCCGTCAACGagaactacaactacaaccaGTGGTCGGGCTGA